From bacterium:
GCAGACGGTCGCCCGTGAGGACAACGAGCTTTTCTACGACCTCATCGCGGCGTTCGCGGACCAGACGGGCGTGCCCGTGCTCGTGAACACCAGCTTCAACGTGCGCGGCGAGCCGATCGTGGAAAAACCGGAGGACGCCTACCGCTGCTTCATGCGTACCGAGATGGACCTGCTCGTCATGGGCTCGCTGCTTTTGGAAAAGACCTCCCAGCCGAAGGTCGAGGAAACGCACGACTGGCGGCAGGAATTTCCGCCGGACTGATGCCATGAAACGCAAGGAGAGGCCCGGTGATATCTGGAAGTTCTCGCTGACGCTGGGGTGCATCCTTGCGCTGGTCGGCGGACTGCGCGCGTATCACGGCGCGCCGATTTCCTACCCGCTCATCGGGCTTGGCGTGGTGGCGGCGATTCTCGGTTTCGCCGCGCCGCCGGTGATGCGGCCGATCTACAAGGGCGGGATGTTTTTCGCGGACAAGATGTCGTTTGTCGTCACGCGCATCGTGCTGACGCTCTTTTTCGTCTTCGTCATGACGCCGTACGGGCTGTTTTTTCGGCTTGCCCGCAAGGACCTGCTCGATCGCTATCCTCACCCGGAGCGCGAAACGTACTGGCAGCCCCGCGAACGCAAGCCGTTCGACAAGAAGCAGGCCCAGCGGATGTTTTAGGAAGGCGGCAAGACGGGAAGCCTGGAAGGTCATCGCGGGAATAGTCTGGAAGTCTGAAAAGTCATCGCAAATCGCAAACGCCCGTTCGCCGGGGTCCATCATGTCCATCCAGTCCATCATATCCATTTTGTCCATTCGGGCAGGGGCACGAAGTCCGTCGCGATGCCCGTTCAGACTTCCGGTCTATCCGGCCTGAAAAAAAAGCGGGGCTCCGAAGAGCCCCGCTTTTTGGCGGTCAGGTTTTTTAGTCGACTAGAACTTGAACTCGACGCGGCGATTCTTCGCCCAGGCGGCCTCGTTGTGGGCCGGATCGAGCGGCTGCGACTCGCCCATGGACTTCACGAACAGGTCGTTCGCGGCGACGCCCATGTTGGTCAGGAAGTTCTGGACCGACTTGGCGCGGCGCATACCGAGCGCCATGTTGTACTCATCCGTGCCGCGCTCGTCGCAGTGACCGACAAGCATGATCTTGGTGCCGGCATGGTCGCTCTTGATCTGCGCGGCGTTCTGCTTGGCCTTTTCGACCTGGTCGGGACGGATGTTGTACTTGTCGTAGTCGAAGTACACGTTCGGCAGCGTGGCCGGCGCTTGCTTCAGCACGGGCTTCGGCGTCGGCGGCGGCGGCGGCGGCGGCGGAGGCGGGCAATTCTTCGCGATTTCCGCCAGCTTGATCGTCTCGGCGAACGACACCTTCGCGGCATCGTACTCCTCGGCGGCGTACTGGGCTTCGCCCTTGGCCAGCTCATCCTCGGCGGCCTTGAGCTTGTCGGGGCAGTTCTGTGCGGCGCCGGAAGCCTGAGCATCGGCAACGGCCGCCTTGGCCGCCGCGAGCTCCGCCTCAGGCTTTTCCTGTCCACAGGCCGACGCGAAGAGCGCGACCGCGAGGACAAGAATGAGCGGGGCAAATTTCTTCATACAAAAAACCTCCTTCTGGGTTCCCTTTGGAATGCGGCCGTCTCGGGCCGAATGGAGTCGTGGGTCGTTACGGACCGGTTCCCATACACAGAGTCGAATTCACAGAGCCTGACTGAGCTTGGCCGCACCATTAGCACAGGGATTTTCGCATTGTCAACCAGAAATCGCGTCTTTTTGCGGGCTTTTTACCGCGAATTACTTCTTCAACAACTGAAGCTTTTTCGCCGCTATCTTGGCTTCCTCGGTGCCCGGATAGTCCGACATGACCTTCTCATAGAAGAGTTTTGCATCAAATTTCTGCCCCATCTTTTCAAAGGCCATCGCCTGATTCAGCGCCGCTTTCGGGGCTTGTTTGCTCTTGGCCCACCGCGTCACGACCTCGTCGTAGGCGAGGATCGCGTCCGAATATTTGTTCTGCCTAAAAAGGCTCTCGCCGACGTAGAATTGCGCCTCGGGCGCGTGTTCCGACTGCGGAAACTTTTTTAGAAAATCCTCGAATTTTTTCTGCGCTTCGCCAAAACGGGACTTTTTGAACGAGAGCACCGCCTCCTCGAACTGGTCTTTTTCGGGTTTGTCCTTGACGATCAGGCCGCCCGGGCTCGCCGGAACCGAGGCGATCGCCGGTCCCGGCGCGATCCCCGCCTTGCGCTCGAGTTCAGTGAGCCGCTTGTCGATCTTTTCGAATTGCAGGTCCAGATACTTTCGCAGCGTGTCGTATTCCTTCGCCTGGCGCTCCTTGGCGAACTGGGCTTCGTCGAACGCGCCCTTCATCGCTCCGAACTCCTGCTGCATGTTGTCGAAGTAGACCTGCTGCTCGGCGATCTGGCCGATGTTGCGGTCGAGCACATCCTTGGTGTCCTGCGCGACGCGCTTGACCTCGGCGAGCTCGCGCTCGATCTCGGACTGGCGCTGCTTGTCGGCCTGCGTCGTGATGCAGCCCGACGCCAGAACAAGGGCCAGGACGACGGCAAAAAGACGAGAAACGTTCATTCGGGCGGTCATCTCAATCCTCCGGCAGCGGGCTCCAGTCGGGGCTCGCATCGAACGACGTGCCTTTTGTGATCGGTTTCGTGAACGTGTCGTTGACCGTGCGGATGAACAGCGCGCGGCCGGTGTCCGTCTCGCACGAAAACACAAGCGCGCGCCCGTCCGGCGAGAACGACGGGTATTCGCAGTTGGGCTTCATGTCCGCGGTGAGCGCGTACGGCTCGCCGCCGTATTCGTCGATGACGTAGATCGTGTAGTGCCAGTATTCGCGCGCGGCGTACGCGATCTTGTTGCCTTTGGGCGACCAGGCGGGCGACTGGTTGTACCCGCCGAAAAAGCTGATGCGCACCGGGTTCGATCCGTCGGCCCCCATGCGATAGACCTGCGGGGAGCCGGGGCGATCCGACACGAACAGCATGTTTTGCCCGTCGGGGCTGTAAGTCGGATAAAGGTCGATCGACCAGTTTTTCGTCAGGTTTTTCAGGTTGCCGCCGTTGACGTCCATCTCGTACACGTCGGTCGAAACGCCGAGCGATATTCCCGCCGCGATGCGCGTGCCCGACGGCGAAAAATCCGGCGTCAGCACGACGCCCTGGTCGATGCCGTAGATTTTTTTCGCCTTTCCGGATTCTACGTCAACGATGTATAGCGACGGTTGCGTCACATCGCTCGACGCCGCAAACACGATCGACTTGCCGTCCGGGCTCCATCGGGGTGTCATGGCCAACACGCCGAGGTTCGTCAGGCGACGGCGATTGCGTCCATCCAGATCGACGACGTACACCTCGCGCTGGTTCTTGGTGCCCGAAACGTAGGCGAGGCGCGAGCCGAAAAAGCCCTTGT
This genomic window contains:
- a CDS encoding OmpA family protein, which encodes MKKFAPLILVLAVALFASACGQEKPEAELAAAKAAVADAQASGAAQNCPDKLKAAEDELAKGEAQYAAEEYDAAKVSFAETIKLAEIAKNCPPPPPPPPPPTPKPVLKQAPATLPNVYFDYDKYNIRPDQVEKAKQNAAQIKSDHAGTKIMLVGHCDERGTDEYNMALGMRRAKSVQNFLTNMGVAANDLFVKSMGESQPLDPAHNEAAWAKNRRVEFKF
- the ybgF gene encoding tol-pal system protein YbgF; translation: MTARMNVSRLFAVVLALVLASGCITTQADKQRQSEIERELAEVKRVAQDTKDVLDRNIGQIAEQQVYFDNMQQEFGAMKGAFDEAQFAKERQAKEYDTLRKYLDLQFEKIDKRLTELERKAGIAPGPAIASVPASPGGLIVKDKPEKDQFEEAVLSFKKSRFGEAQKKFEDFLKKFPQSEHAPEAQFYVGESLFRQNKYSDAILAYDEVVTRWAKSKQAPKAALNQAMAFEKMGQKFDAKLFYEKVMSDYPGTEEAKIAAKKLQLLKK